CCTAAAGCATTTAAACTATTGGAAGGGCCACCACCGCCTCCACCGCCTCCAGCAGTCGAATTACCACCTGTTGCAGGGGTTGTACCAGATGAATTTGCACCTCCACCGCCACCGCCTCCGCCAACTCCACCAAAACCACCTTCTACCGTATAATCGGCATCGTAAGCACCTGTCCCAGCTCCACCTCCACCACCGCCGCCATAGCCACCAGCTCCAGCTGCTCCATCGATTGAATTTGAACTAGCAGTAGTAACAACTCCTGCCCCTCCACCTCCACCGCCATCAGCACCATTTCCACCTGATGGAGTTGCGCTACCTCCCGGTGCAATGATACCTGTAGGCTGCATTCCATTACCTCCGCCAGAACTTCCACCCCCTCCACCTCCAAAAAATCCGGGTGTAATAGCGCCTCCTCCGCCACCCCCGCCAGCATCATTACCTCCAGTATAGCCACCTGCTCCATCACCAGCAGGATCTAGTAATCCATATCCATTTCCATTTTGTCCGTCAGTTTGATCTGATCCTCCATGACCTAAATTTGTAGGAGTACCAAGTACAGCCCGAGAACCAATACCGCCACCGCCACTGCCTCCGCCTCCGCCGCCAGAGGGATTGTCTATTGACACAGTAACATCACCACCGTTACCACCAAAGCCGCCTCCTCCCCCTCCTCCAGTAAAACCAGTTGTTACAACAGATCCACCTACACCAGCAAATCCTCCGCCGCCTCCACCACCTTCATCACCAGTCGGAGATACAACAGTAAAAAAACTTCCGCCATCACCGCCGACAGCAGAACAATCATAAATCAAAACATTTATCAAGGTGATTGAAGGGTATGAACCATTTAAAAACGATTGAGGCGCATAGATCGCTCCACCTGCACCAAGGCCCCCACCTCCTCCAGAGATGCCATCTCCTCCTCTTCCACCCTGTGCAATACAATTTTGAAATATCATATTTTGAATCGTAACATTACCCATAGGGATAAAAAACCCAGGATAGATATTCTGTCCATCAATAGTAACGGTTGGAGTCAACCCTGAATTTCCAATCGTAATATTTACTGAATTTGCAGAGTTATTGATAATTGGCAAAATTCCATTCAATTGAATAGTCATTGGAGTATCAAAAACAATTTCATAAGAATCATCTGGACTTGAATTTAATTCTTGATTCATGGTATTTAGACAGTACCTTAAATCCCCTGCATCTCCCATGTCACCAGGGTTATTATCAGTAGATACTGTTACCTGAAGCGTTGTTAACGCGCACAAAGAATGTGATAGCAACAAAAATATCAAATACTTATACTTAAACATTACAACAACCTACTCATTTAAAAATTGTACACCTATTTTGTAGCATCATAGTGCATAAAAATTTTTATTCAATTTTTAAAGAGTGGAAGTTGAGAAAATGCATGATTTTTCTGAACATAATCAGGTCGCATGGCAAAAGCAATCGTTGCGTAGCGAGTTTCATCACTCGATACAACAATGTGAGGTGTCGGGTTAATACCAAATTCAGGTAAAAGCACACCAGGAATAAGAAGCATTGAGCTTTGATCCTCTAACCTATAAAAATTTCTTAGGGGTGTATTAAAATCGCTGCAACTCAATGACGATGTGTATGGAGCAAGAAGAAGGGATTGATTGTTTGTACTATCAAGAAAAAGAGAAAACACGGTCCCATCATAATGTGGTCGACGTGCAATATAGAAAGGAAAATACTTAACAACCTTGAGAAGAATAGGTATAACACCATTGCTATACGCAAATATTGAAGCTACTCCTAATTCAATTGCCGCTTGCTCAAACACAGCTCCATAGGGATACTGAATATCATAACAAGCTTGAAAAAAATTTATAATTTCTGGAATATTCTTAATCTCTGGATAACAAAAACAGATATATTCATGAAAATGAATAGAATAATAAAAAGCTATCTGACCTCTTCCTGTTTTTTTAGATTCATCATACAAACCAAAATAATCGGTAGAATAGTAGTTTTTTTCTGTTGACCGAATAAACAGTTGTTTTGCCCGAGATAATTTATGCAGCCAGACTGGATGCGTATCAAGAAATTTGATAAATTTATCAAAATAGTTATAAAGAGCATCAAAAACAACAGAGCCATGTTCTTGATTACACATTTCTCTATAACCATTTTGTATAAACTGTTCTGCAAGTGGCTGCGCACTGACAGATTGCATAGCAAAAAAAACAAATACACAGGCAAACAACGTTTTTATTCTCAACATACTTACATCACTTTCTCTATAATTTTTATCCAAAGTTGCTTTATATTGGTATAAAAATTAAAAAAAGTCTTATCATTTTTATATGAGGCTCTGTAGTTCAAATTTTTACTATAGAATTTTACCCTCCGTTTTCTACGAAAACTCCGGGAATTTGCGGGCCGGTGGGCCTCATGCACTATTTCTTTACATAAAAAAAGCGTAACGTGGCTGCCGCCACCACTGCTTGCCAAGATGAGCGAAGCGATATCGTAGGTTTTTGTGCACATGTAAATTTGGTTCACACAGCCTAGTTAATCATGATTACTATTGCTACTATGTGCATGTCCTTATTTTATCTGGAAGCATTTCTTTTTATTGACTGAATCATCTCTTCAAATGCCTGTAAGAACTGAGAACGCTTTTGCTTTGAAAAAGCAGCGTTATGACTTGGAGCTAAGCCTGTTTCACGTAAATAAGTACGCAATTCACGCATTGCTTTTGCAGCACCTATATTATCATTATTAAAAACTTTTCCTGTTGGACTTATTGCACAAGCACTATTCTTTAAACAACGATCTGCAAGTAAAATATCTGTGGTTATAACAATATCTCCAGCAGTTATACGCTCGACAATCCAATCATCTGCAGCATCTGCATCAGCATTAACCTGTACCTTATGCACATTTTCATCCACAGTCATACTCAGATAACTATTGCTTACTAAGTAAACCTGCAAATTATGTCGCTTTGCCACTCGAAAAATTTCTTCTTTTACTGGGCAAGCATCAGCATCTATATAAATAATTAACATGTATAAACTTTCTAATTTCACGTAAAAATCGATACTGTTTTCTCAGCAATCATTATTCATACTAGTTTTTAATGATAACTCAAGGCCTAAAATATCTTTTACTTGATGAAATGCATCTTTACGAATCCAAAGATACATTTCATTTTTTTCATGTTTTTTATCATTCCGCCAAGAATTATGGCAAGTAATTTTTTTATCTAATGTACATTTTGATGCTAAAATATTTATGAGATAATCTTCTTCCTGCAGATTTTCTGACTTGCAAAATAAATACCATGTTTCTTCAGATTGAGTATACAAAATATCTTGATTATCAATTAATTGAGCTTGTTGCCAACCAACCTGAAGTTTATCTAATATTTCTTGATATTTAGCTTGTAAAATACCTACAGAGCATGGTTGATTATCTTTATAGCCCCACAATGCTAAGCCATTTTCTAAAGATTCGTTGTTAATATATAATTGATTATTGCTAGATCCAAACGAATGTAAATGCCAATGATTTTCTTTTGGCAAAAGATTATTAGCATTTTTAGTTAACACTTCAACAATTCTTACATCATATAAATTCTGACATGGCAAAACTTTTGCAGAACGATTAATACAGCCTTTTCCTGTAAAAATTGGCTGATTTGCAACTCGTGCTGCTAGTTGAGCATATTGCTCAGCTGCTTGATGCATTGCTGCTAAATAAATTTCAGGAACAACTTGGTATGGTGCTGGATATGTTTTTTCTAGCTTTTCATCAGTTGTTGATTCTTCTTTTTCTTTCTCTTGTTCTTCTTGAAATCCTTCAGGTCTTGCATGAAACTGATTATCCATAATCTTCCATACAGCATCCATTGCTTCATAACTACGATATTCTTGTTGATCAAGCCAGACAGGTTCAGGTAATTGTTGATTTCCAATTGCTTTAATTGCATAAAAACTTTCAACACCACACAAACTACTTTTAATTAAAACTTGTTGTCCTTTTTTTCTTCCATTACATCTTTTGAAATTTCTTCAAAGCAATCTTTAAATAATTGTTGGTCTTTACGATCTACGATTATTTCTTTTTTTTGCTCATAATACCTAACACCATCTCTTAAAGAATCACTATGAGATATTTCTTGAAAATAAGCTGTTATGTTTTTTAACAATTCTTGAGAAATCATGTTAAATCCAAAGCCTCCAGGAAGCAACCCTCCTTCAAATAAAGTAACTCTTCCCCATGGGGTACATAATCTATCTGGATATATATCGATAACGAGCATTAATCCTTGCTGCGTTTGGTCTTCAAAAGGATTAACCCCTGGACATGCTTCTTGTCCATCATAAAGACTCACTCCATAAGGTTTTACTTGCTCGCTAATTTCTTTGCATATTACAAAAACCTCTTGCACCACTTTAAATAATTCATAATCACCAGAATCATGAACATATTTCTTTAACCATGCCTGACCACCTTTAGTTTTAATTTTTGCTGCAACATCTAAAGGCGACATTACAAAACGTTTGGCTAAAGATTCTATTAACAGATTTGTTGCAACAACGCTATGCACTGTTTCATAAAGCTTTTTATTAACGCTTGCAAGCCTGCTAACATTCTTCATAACAATAGGAAAGTCTGCTTCATTTACAAAACCATGCGTTCCTATCTGATGATTAAGATGACCACAAATAAGTCCTATAATTTTTGGTGGCATGGCATCTAGATTTAGTTTTTGTTCAAGCTGAGCAGGGTAAATCAAGTATCCCGTAAACAACAAAAACATCGCTCGTAATTTTTTATACATTATAAAGTTCTTATGTTAAAAAAATGATAATTTTATATATTTTTTGATAGTATCAAAATTAATTAAATTAAAAAATAAAAACGGTAAAAGAGAATAAGAGAAAATTAAGAACCTGATGAATTTTGGACAAAAAAAAGAAGCAATATTACATTTCTGTACTATTGCTTCTTATATTTTAACATGACACCATACTTAGAAAAATATGGCGTCCCCAAGGGGATTCGAACCCCTGTTTTCGCCGTGAAAGGGCGGTGTCCTGGACCGGGCTAGACGATGGGGACATACATGGTGAGTCGCGTTGGAATCGAACCAACGACCCACAGCTTAAAAGGCTGTTGCTCTACCGACTGAGCTAGCGACTCACAAATTTCAAATTCTAAAGAAAGAAAAAAGCACTTATACCTAAATGCTACTAATAGAATATATTTCTGTGACGATATTGTCAACACTTATTTTAAATTAATTTAAAATTAAGTAGGCTATATAACAATATATGAAGATTCCAAGAATGTCCATAATTGTTGCAAGGAAAGGTCCAGCTGAAAAAGCAGGGTCAATATTAAATTTTTTAAGTAATACTGGCAGTACGGATCCAAATAAAACTGATGCAAAAACAATAATGCCAAGCGACAAACTGACAACAACGCTTCCCCAGAAAAATTGATGATACGCATATACACGAGCAAAAGCAACAAGTGCCAAAAGAATCGATAATGAAAACCCTATAAAAAATTCTCTGCGCAATATTTTGTTGATATTTGAATCATTAATATCACCTGATGACATACCTTGAATAATAATTGCTGAAGTTTGACCACTTGTGTTTCCTGCTGTGCTGACAAGCATTGCAATAAATGAAACTAAAAAAGCAGATAAAGTTGCTTCATAACTACCAAGAATAACGCTGGTTAAAGACTCAACTAACAGCAAAATAACTAAAAGAATTCCGCGACGTAAAATAATACTTGCTGATGATGTTTCAAAGTACGACTGACTTACATAAGACCCAGCCATTTTATGAACGTCTTCTTGAGCTTCTCGCTGTAAGACATCAACAAGCGTTTCACCGGTAATAACCCCAAGCAAAAAATTGTGTTCGTTAACAACAGGAGCTGTTACCGTACGATAATGCGCCATCTTGTTTGCAATCTCTTCTTGATCTTGATCAACTTCTGCAATAAATGGAACTTGTCGTAAAATTGAGCGTAATTGAGTTTCTGGACTTTTTAATAAAAGATCTTCAAGTTTAATTAACCCTACCAGTCGATTTTCTTCATCTGTTACATAAATATTACGATGTAAATCTCTACGAGGGCGAAGCCTTGGTAACAATGCAACACTTTTTGCTACGGTAAAATTTTGCATCAACGTAATCACGTCAACATTCATAATCCCACCAGCAGAATCTGGAGCAAATTGCATCAATGATAACACCTGTTCTCGATCTTTTTTGTGGAGAATATCAAGACACGTTGCTAATTCTTCATCTGATAAAAGATCAAAAAGATCGGTAATCTGATCGGCATGAGAATTTTTAAGTAAATTTGATTTATCAGCACTATTTAATGCTGACAAAACAGTTCTCATTAAAGCAGTCTGTAATTCATAAAATACAGAAATTTGCATTTCTGGCTTTAACAGCAAAAAAAGCTTAACACTATATTCAGACTCAAGACTATTCATCAACTGAGCTATATCTGCGTAGTGGGCCAAATTCATCTGACCAATTAAAATTTTACTGCGTGTTGATTCATGCAGCACAACTTCTTGAATATGAGTTGCAATGTTATCTAAAATAGTTGTACTGATCATACAAATCTCCATCATTAATACAGATATAGAAAGAGTGGATTATAGCGGCAACATTATTTGCCAATTTGACTTTAGTTTAACCTTGACATACATTAAAAATAAATGCAAGAAAAGCTCCTACAAATAGTATATTAAGGCCTTGTTACGGTATAATTTAACCAACGAAAAAACAGCTCATGAACAATGATCCAGTAATTCAAGAAAATGACAGCTTTTCAATCAAAATTTCTTGTATGCAAGCAGGACAGAGAATTGATATTTTTCTATCTGAAAAGTTTCCTATGTTTTCTCGTACACTTGTAAAAAAATTACTTAATAATCAACAAGTATTGATTAACAAATTTACAACCGCAAAGCCAAGCTATATGCTTAAAGAAGATGACGTTATCACCCTGCTATCAATTCCCATGCCAATGACGCGAGCAGCAAAAGAAGTTCCTGATAATCTTGGGATTACGATTGTAGCACGACACGATGATTTTTTGATTATTAATAAACCTGCTGGAGTTGTTGTTCACCCTCCTCAAGAAACCTACGCAGGTATTGCTCTGACCGATTGGCTCATTAAAGAATTTCCGCAGATTATATACGCTGGGCAAAAAGAACGGCCTGGCATTGTGCATAGACTCGATCGTAATACCTCGGGTATTATGATTATTGCATTAACTGATCAAGCTCATACAACATTCAGTAAAATGTTTAAAAACAGAGAAATACAAAAAACTTACATAGCCCTTGTCATGGGTCATCCTGAACAAACTGGTTCAATCGATTACGTTATCAGCCGCCACCCCGTTCACAAAAATATGATGCATGCAACACCTGGCATATCCGAAAGTGGCCAAGCTCGCGATGCACTGACCAACTACAAAGTTTTACAATATTTTGATACCTATAGCCTGGTGCAAGTTAAGCCAAAGACTGGCAGAACGCATCAAATTCGTGTCCATTTTAAAGCGCTTGGTCATGCCCTGCTTGGTGATACTGTCTACGGATTAAAATCAAAAAAATTACCGTATCATGCTCTGCACGCACAAAGTCTTGAATTTGTTTACCAAGGTGTTGCGTACTCTTTTACAACAAAAATTGATGCGAAGTTGCAGGAAATTATCGACACAAGCATTCCTCTTAAAGAAAATCCCCTGTAAAGATAATTATTTATACAGATCGTTGATTATTTCTATACTAATTATGCATACTGAAAATAAAAAGCGCTCTTTATTTTCAGACATGTTATAAAAAAGGTAGAATATATGAAAAATTTAATGATACTGATGAGCTTGCTATGTACAACTCAACTCAGTTATGCTCCAGAGGCTGCAGAAATTGACAAATCATCAGAACAAAATAATAAAGCAAAAACAGAATCTGCTGCTGAAAAAAATCAGCGTGAAGCAAAAGAATACGAACAGTCACAAGCAGCAAAGTCAAGTACTCCTCAAGCTAAACCTCTTGAAAAATCATTACAGCAAGGTGAATCCTCATCAACATCAACATCAAATCAATCATCAGGGTCAATAAATCTTGGAGACCCATCACAAGCAAATCAAGCTTCAGAATCAAGCGTTACTCAATCTACTCAAATAGCAACACAAACAGTTTCTGAACCAGGTTGGTTTATGGGCAAAAGTAAAAATACAACCGTAACAGCTCATCCTGGTGGAATTCATCATATTACCGAGACGACAGTAAACAATGGTTTTCTTGGATTTGGCAAATCAAAAACTTCAACAACTGAAATATATAAAGATTTAGAATCACAATATCCCGACCTCAACAAAAAAAGCGCAAATGAAATCAAAAAATATGTAAAAGATAATAAAACAAGTCTTAAAGATAACCTCCAGTTTGAAATCAAAAAAAATTACGAAAGCCTGGACAAAGATAGTCAAAGCTCAGGAACTATTAAAGACTTGCAAAATAAAGCAAATTACAATGCTACTTTTAATTCAAAAGGCCAAGCTATACGAGCTAAAAACCAAGCAACTGGTGATTTTCATGAAAAGCCAAGTTCTATATTGAATCAACAATCAACACCAACAAACTCTACTACTGGATACACTATGCCAAAACAATCTGCTCAAATTGCAGGATAAATAGTAAATTTATGCATTAAAAAAGAGGTCATGAATAAATTATTTATTCATGACCTCTTTTTTATTAAAAGTATATTACTGCAAACGCTGCTTTAATTGCATAAATCTATCGACATATTTATTAATAGCTTGCACATCATCAATAATAAGCACATTTTCATCATTGTATTGTGTTCCGCGTATCGTACAATTCCACGACCCTGTCCAAAGTAAAGGAGCATTATCTTGATTACACCCAAACACAAAAAATTTATGGTGCATTAATGGCATCGTGTACGGATTAAACTCTTGCGTTCTATGAACAAACACGGGAACTCCTGCCTCTTGCAAAAATTTACCTTTGCCACACGTACACATTGAGACTTGGTCGATAATCATCTGAACATCAACACCACGTTTTTTAGCATCAATTAATGCTTGAGATATTTTTTTATCAGTCAGCATGTATACAGCTCCATAGATAGAGCTCTTTTCAGCTACAATTCTCTCAATAAGCAATGCTGTTAAGTTATCTCCAGGTGCAAAAAACGCTTTACAATATGACTCAACATAACTTGCCTGCAAAAACATACCGAGTATCAAAATATACCGTCTCATGAAAACTTCCATCGCATTTCTACCTCTCCGCCATACGTACTTGGACCATCTTTTATTGCCCGAACTGTTACATCATCAGTTAATGCATAATCAGCTTCAAAAATCGTATCCTCAAGCTGCATTAAGTTTGAATCAATGCGGCCATGAAGTCGATCAGTTGCATCAATTTCAATTACACCACGGACACCTCCTCGTCCTGTTTGATTCGTAAATTGAGGATAAATACGAACATTTTTAAACGACTGCAACAATCGATTAAAAATAATATCTAACTTAGATTTAGAAATCGCTGGTCCAAATATAATTTCATGTAATTTTTGCATAAACATAGCAGGCATAACTGCAGAAAGCGAGCTGTCTTGAGAACCAATAAGCAGCAATGAAATAATTTGCTCTTCACTTAAGTGTGGTGAAGAATCAAAATGAATCTGCTGATCCATAACAGTTCCCGTTGCTCGCATGGTAATGTTGTATCGTTTAATTTTACCTTTTGCAACAAACTCAAGCATTGGTTCTGATGAATTTTTTGGCATAATCAGAACATGCCCATGGGTAATAAACAATGATTTATAGGGGAATTTTAACTCGCCTGCAACAATATCAATTGTTCCAGCTACTTCTGGCTGCTTAACGTTGTTGGTAATATGAAAATCTAAATGAGCTGTTGCTTGCAAGAAAGACGTTTCAATCGTTATAGGATCTTTTGTCTGAATAGAAATATCAAGATCACAGTTTTCTTGACGAGGCTGCGAAGAATTAAGAGAACCAAGCAAATGGTCCTGAAATTCAGCCGAAAAAATATTTCCTTGTAATTGCGTCTTATCCAAGATCAAATTTCCTTGCAAAACAGGATCTTTATCATCACG
This genomic interval from Candidatus Chromulinivorax destructor contains the following:
- a CDS encoding YaiI/YqxD family protein, yielding MIYIDADACPVKEEIFRVAKRHNLQVYLVSNSYLSMTVDENVHKVQVNADADAADDWIVERITAGDIVITTDILLADRCLKNSACAISPTGKVFNNDNIGAAKAMRELRTYLRETGLAPSHNAAFSKQKRSQFLQAFEEMIQSIKRNASR
- the mgtE gene encoding magnesium transporter, with product MISTTILDNIATHIQEVVLHESTRSKILIGQMNLAHYADIAQLMNSLESEYSVKLFLLLKPEMQISVFYELQTALMRTVLSALNSADKSNLLKNSHADQITDLFDLLSDEELATCLDILHKKDREQVLSLMQFAPDSAGGIMNVDVITLMQNFTVAKSVALLPRLRPRRDLHRNIYVTDEENRLVGLIKLEDLLLKSPETQLRSILRQVPFIAEVDQDQEEIANKMAHYRTVTAPVVNEHNFLLGVITGETLVDVLQREAQEDVHKMAGSYVSQSYFETSSASIILRRGILLVILLLVESLTSVILGSYEATLSAFLVSFIAMLVSTAGNTSGQTSAIIIQGMSSGDINDSNINKILRREFFIGFSLSILLALVAFARVYAYHQFFWGSVVVSLSLGIIVFASVLFGSVLPVLLKKFNIDPAFSAGPFLATIMDILGIFIYCYIAYLILN
- a CDS encoding RluA family pseudouridine synthase, with the translated sequence MNNDPVIQENDSFSIKISCMQAGQRIDIFLSEKFPMFSRTLVKKLLNNQQVLINKFTTAKPSYMLKEDDVITLLSIPMPMTRAAKEVPDNLGITIVARHDDFLIINKPAGVVVHPPQETYAGIALTDWLIKEFPQIIYAGQKERPGIVHRLDRNTSGIMIIALTDQAHTTFSKMFKNREIQKTYIALVMGHPEQTGSIDYVISRHPVHKNMMHATPGISESGQARDALTNYKVLQYFDTYSLVQVKPKTGRTHQIRVHFKALGHALLGDTVYGLKSKKLPYHALHAQSLEFVYQGVAYSFTTKIDAKLQEIIDTSIPLKENPL
- a CDS encoding phospholipase D-like domain-containing protein; its protein translation is MRRYILILGMFLQASYVESYCKAFFAPGDNLTALLIERIVAEKSSIYGAVYMLTDKKISQALIDAKKRGVDVQMIIDQVSMCTCGKGKFLQEAGVPVFVHRTQEFNPYTMPLMHHKFFVFGCNQDNAPLLWTGSWNCTIRGTQYNDENVLIIDDVQAINKYVDRFMQLKQRLQ